DNA sequence from the Aureibacillus halotolerans genome:
TTACATGAATAAAGAGTCATTGCAAAAGTCATTAGACACTGGTGAAACCTGGTTTTATTCCCGTTCACGCAAAGAACTTTGGCATAAGGGAGCGACATCAGGAAACACACAAGTTATCCAAGAGATTCGCTATGATTGTGATCAAGACGCCTTGGTCGTCAAAGTAGTGCCAGCAGGACCAGCGTGTCATACAGGGACTCGATCATGCTTTACGCAGTCTCTCTTTACGAAAGAGAATGCGGTTCAATCGGCTAGTGATGTGTTCACAGAATTAGAAGAAACGATTGCGAAGCGATTCGATGAAATGCCAGAAGGCGCTTATACCACCTACTTATTTGAGCAGGGTGTGGATAAAATCTTGAAAAAGGTTGGCGAAGAATCGGCAGAAGTCATTATTGCCGCGAAAAATCGCGATGCAAAAGAATTGTCGATGGAAGCCGGCGACCTTCTGTATCACTTGCTCGTGTTACTAAAGGAACAACAGCTCCCCTTGCAAGACGTATTAGACGTGCTGCGAGAGCGACAAGCGAAATAACCTTTTAGGCTGGAAGATAGAATCTATCATGATAAAGACCCGAACGATTCATTGAATTCGTTGGGGTCTTTGTTTATGTTTTTCGAAAGCTTCGTCAAAATACTTCGGGGTTGTCTCAAAAGCCTCTTAAAAGTAGAAAACCTCGAGACATTTGAACAGATGGAGTGGCGATTGATTTTATGCAGAGTCAGAAGATTAGCGTAGTCAAAATACGTAGACTCCTGCGGGAACAGCACGAGCTGAAGATCCCGCAGGAAAGCGATTTTTTGCTTTCCGAGGAAGCTGAAGCCGTGCCCGGCGGCATAGAAAACACGAGGAGGTCTTCTCGAGTCGATGTTGCACTTGTACCCTTTAGGGTGCAAGCGAAGTATTTTGATGAAGCGGTTTAATTCTATTACCAGAAAAAAATCTTGAAATTATTCTCATAAGGTCATTTTTTGACCTTATGGGACAGCCCCG
Encoded proteins:
- the hisIE gene encoding bifunctional phosphoribosyl-AMP cyclohydrolase/phosphoribosyl-ATP diphosphatase HisIE, whose protein sequence is MNSNELTFDEQGLLPAIVQDAKTLEVLTLAYMNKESLQKSLDTGETWFYSRSRKELWHKGATSGNTQVIQEIRYDCDQDALVVKVVPAGPACHTGTRSCFTQSLFTKENAVQSASDVFTELEETIAKRFDEMPEGAYTTYLFEQGVDKILKKVGEESAEVIIAAKNRDAKELSMEAGDLLYHLLVLLKEQQLPLQDVLDVLRERQAK